One segment of Desulfosudis oleivorans Hxd3 DNA contains the following:
- a CDS encoding methyl-accepting chemotaxis protein, with protein sequence MRRSTSIANKIWISLSILLAGYFLSMAFGFFTGINTETRLSSVYAYLFPASHKSQTALTSFESQLKFYEDAYLTGDTELLEKAEMEAEKAYLALQEIIRLADRKQVKADKAMELLDALKAFSEEAGTVYAAVLIQASDATGTLDNQQRIFALAQTATDIGEQLTTLKNDYNAQLETDLSAIISFSQQLRFGNLFLFIGIVVLSGLLIRFMVRRSIVLPLQNAVAMVQDIATGNLSVAIDVRRAGHDEIGLLTRSMNTMVKKLEAVVGQVQNASVNVASGSEEISSSSEELSQGATEQASHLEEISSSMEQMVSNINQNADNASETEKIARQVAQDAEAGGSQVHETVRAMQDIAGKISIIEEIARQTNLLALNAAIEAARAGDAGRGFAVVAAEVRKLAERSGQAAKEIGERSAGSLDIAEKAGEMLEKIVPDIRKTAELVQEISAASREQTAGAAQINQAIGQLDQVVQQNASSAEEVSSTAQALAGQAAQLQESISFFKTEAGGKGWTDGTETPSAGPPEKVETVRKPQIKQPATVHRPVALEMGSTDTTDSEFERF encoded by the coding sequence ATGCGGCGGTCAACCAGTATCGCAAACAAAATCTGGATCAGCCTCAGCATTCTGCTGGCCGGTTATTTTCTGTCCATGGCCTTTGGCTTTTTTACCGGCATCAACACTGAGACACGGCTCTCTTCCGTGTACGCCTATCTCTTTCCGGCGTCCCACAAAAGCCAGACCGCCCTCACCTCCTTTGAGAGCCAGCTCAAATTTTACGAAGACGCCTATCTCACCGGCGACACCGAGCTTCTTGAAAAGGCGGAAATGGAAGCAGAAAAAGCGTACCTCGCTCTGCAGGAGATCATCCGCCTTGCCGACCGAAAGCAGGTAAAAGCGGACAAGGCCATGGAGCTGCTCGACGCGCTGAAAGCATTCAGTGAGGAGGCCGGCACTGTTTATGCGGCGGTCCTGATCCAGGCATCGGACGCGACAGGCACCCTGGACAACCAACAGCGAATCTTTGCCCTGGCTCAAACGGCCACGGACATAGGTGAACAGCTGACCACGCTGAAAAACGACTACAACGCCCAGCTTGAAACCGACCTGTCCGCCATCATCTCCTTCAGCCAGCAGTTGCGGTTCGGCAACCTGTTTCTGTTTATCGGTATCGTGGTCCTCTCAGGTCTTCTGATCCGTTTCATGGTAAGACGGTCCATTGTGCTGCCCCTGCAGAACGCGGTTGCCATGGTCCAGGATATCGCCACCGGCAACCTGTCGGTGGCGATTGACGTGCGGCGGGCGGGCCACGACGAAATCGGCCTGCTGACCCGGTCCATGAACACCATGGTTAAAAAACTGGAAGCGGTGGTGGGCCAGGTCCAGAACGCCTCTGTTAACGTGGCCTCGGGCAGCGAAGAGATCAGTTCCTCTTCCGAGGAACTGTCCCAGGGCGCCACGGAACAGGCCTCCCACCTGGAAGAGATCAGCTCCAGCATGGAGCAGATGGTCTCCAACATCAACCAGAACGCGGACAACGCCTCGGAAACTGAAAAAATCGCCCGCCAGGTGGCCCAGGACGCGGAAGCCGGCGGCAGCCAGGTCCATGAGACGGTGCGGGCCATGCAGGACATTGCCGGTAAAATCTCCATTATTGAAGAGATCGCCCGGCAGACCAACCTGCTGGCCCTGAACGCCGCCATTGAGGCGGCCCGGGCCGGTGATGCGGGACGGGGGTTTGCCGTGGTGGCGGCTGAGGTGCGAAAGCTGGCCGAACGCAGCGGCCAGGCCGCCAAGGAGATTGGTGAACGGTCCGCCGGCAGCCTGGACATCGCGGAAAAGGCCGGGGAGATGCTGGAAAAGATCGTTCCCGACATTCGCAAGACCGCGGAACTGGTGCAGGAGATCTCCGCCGCCTCCAGGGAGCAGACCGCCGGCGCGGCCCAGATCAACCAGGCCATCGGCCAGCTGGACCAGGTGGTGCAGCAGAACGCCTCTTCCGCGGAAGAGGTCTCTTCCACGGCCCAGGCACTGGCCGGACAGGCGGCCCAGCTTCAGGAAAGCATCAGTTTTTTCAAAACAGAGGCTGGGGGAAAGGGATGGACCGACGGCACCGAAACCCCCTCAGCCGGGCCACCGGAAAAAGTGGAGACAGTCCGGAAGCCGCAAATCAAGCAACCGGCAACGGTCCACCGCCCGGTCGCCCTGGAAATGGGCTCAACGGACACCACGGACAGCGAGTTTGAACGGTTCTGA
- a CDS encoding OmpA family protein translates to MKIKTVVLAVCLSLVLTGMTTTGECGPQKGDIFISPMVGGHMFEGTMGIEDGLMGALGLGYMATDRCGLEAVLGYTMTETTVGALDTNVATGRLDAFYNLMTGDFVPYFAIGLGAVNFDYDITGVENDMDWMANYGLGCHYFFTDSLALRADVRHGISFDETQNHLLYTLGLTWLLGGGDNGTQVVKMKPAPEQAAPAVVEKPRPAPAPQPVVEAAPAIADDDRDGVPNDQDQCPGTPIGAKVNARGCWVIEGLNFERARADIMADSFAKLDEVVTVLKNNPELRLEVQGHTDSRGNPGFNQVLSEQRAGAVVRYFVSRGIAADRLVSKGFGPSQPIADNDTAEGRAENRRVELNPID, encoded by the coding sequence ATGAAAATTAAAACTGTTGTGCTGGCTGTATGTTTGAGCCTGGTTCTGACAGGCATGACAACAACCGGGGAATGCGGACCGCAAAAGGGGGATATCTTCATCTCCCCCATGGTGGGCGGCCACATGTTTGAAGGCACCATGGGCATTGAGGATGGCCTCATGGGCGCTTTGGGCCTGGGCTACATGGCCACGGACAGATGCGGCCTGGAAGCGGTTCTGGGCTATACCATGACCGAGACCACCGTCGGCGCCCTGGACACAAACGTGGCCACCGGCCGCCTGGATGCTTTCTACAACCTGATGACCGGCGACTTTGTGCCCTACTTTGCCATCGGCCTGGGGGCCGTCAATTTCGATTACGACATTACCGGCGTGGAAAACGACATGGACTGGATGGCCAACTACGGCCTGGGATGCCACTATTTTTTCACTGACAGCCTTGCCCTGCGGGCCGATGTGCGCCACGGCATCTCCTTTGATGAAACCCAGAACCACCTGCTTTACACCCTTGGGCTCACATGGCTCCTGGGCGGCGGTGACAACGGCACCCAGGTGGTAAAGATGAAACCTGCCCCGGAACAGGCCGCCCCTGCGGTCGTGGAAAAACCAAGGCCCGCCCCGGCTCCTCAGCCTGTCGTCGAAGCAGCTCCCGCCATTGCCGATGATGACAGAGACGGTGTTCCCAACGATCAGGACCAGTGCCCCGGCACACCCATCGGCGCCAAGGTGAACGCCCGCGGCTGCTGGGTTATTGAGGGCCTTAATTTTGAACGAGCCAGGGCTGACATCATGGCCGACTCCTTTGCCAAGCTGGACGAGGTGGTGACTGTGCTCAAGAATAACCCGGAGCTGCGCCTGGAGGTCCAGGGCCATACCGACAGCCGAGGCAACCCCGGTTTTAACCAGGTTCTCTCCGAGCAACGGGCCGGCGCCGTGGTCCGTTATTTTGTCTCCAGGGGAATTGCCGCAGACCGCCTGGTTTCCAAGGGGTTTGGTCCCTCCCAGCCCATAGCAGACAATGACACGGCCGAGGGCCGGGCCGAAAATCGCCGGGTGGAACTCAACCCCATCGACTGA
- a CDS encoding thrombospondin type 3 repeat-containing protein, producing MPARTFTPTRQVSRWMKTFYARTALALCAAMLCLFAMSGMAQAVVVTPPDLPPCWDSLAGVYEGNLEGTASAGGESDGMSASGQDLGVEGTWRFDVGADGNLDVTLGGGLSANIPVIRGTGTVDVNGNATMYFFVPLIETVLGDAAPDLGFTGEGTFDCDTNSFSFSFSISPADLLPVPDIPAIELSFSMSGTLNDSGVASGTWNFDFPTLTVDPATLLPELTVSPVTVWFDANGTFTGASVEDPVITSPAITATAVGSGTISPSGVVEVASGASQEFTFTPEGGCDVFAVIVNGVPLSAPLESSYTFENITENQTIEVRFGSDTLWDGVAGLYAGTLDGNLTMPGRFMVNDVEMPFAPALQGTWEFDLRDAENISITISGGPPIFFPGLATPLFDDLVGTGTVDTETGVADMIFTIPTFGEFAGTGQFTCDRTFSFEIPDLGYTLSGTLNEDGSVAGLWAFDSSLFFVSFNAGGSFSGGVVAYADEFVITTSVQGSGAVSPSGAVAVAAGGTPEFTFTPADGWRVVDVIVDGESQEPGGSYTFDAVGQDHTLEVWFGSDTLWETVPGTYIGSFDGEVSDPLLLPAEGFWSVVVGRDDYSVAVTVQGPSIMGPFGTITGLGVVNPATGAADLVFQIPVLGEFPGTARFDGAGGFSFDVPVFGFSMSGQTAEDKTISGTWEMDGTMVFFKIAASGDLTESAKYIDPKVITITAFGPGQVSPFGTQNEIEAVMVEGGESPELSFVPDTSGGCGVLEVFVDGVSQDAPENYTFANIEANHTVTVLFGSDTLWDNVAGAYTGDMTGAVNYNLINTGDQYKAINGSWTFNVGEDGGLSLLVQGLPVIGDITGTGTVVDLRTGYVPIDFSVPGFDDLLGMLPGGLEGMVPDSIAGYGQFYCDRTFEFHMSYFGLTMTLQGVLGDDGWAYGTWEAGSESLFLALDGQGDFSTDIDNDGLADGWEVENRLDPTSTDTDGDGMPDAWEVARGTDPLVADADGDLDGDGLINWYEYQGGTNPASATAGPGIPDVVSPDNGTSGVALAPALTVDYRVGYSGDTHAASVWQVALDAGFSNLVFDAASNEALLEMALPEAMLSPGTSYFWRAQFVDDNGTDWLWCDPVSFTTDAAPFTDANSNNIPDDQEVTAATDLDDNGVNDNTQNLPRVTALDGSQLGLAPGGSGQTVAALSITDPADLPDDSAMPDDLPLGLVSFRVTVENPGDTAVVTVYFSEPLDNDAVWYKYDPVNGWQDYSANAAFAGDMRSVTLTLTDGGAGDADGVANGVIVDPSGPAVTDGTAPSAPAAAGGGGGCFIETMAVFFRPFLAPEI from the coding sequence ATGCCCGCCAGAACGTTTACTCCCACGCGTCAGGTCTCCCGATGGATGAAAACTTTTTATGCACGAACTGCTTTGGCCCTGTGCGCGGCGATGCTCTGCCTGTTTGCCATGAGCGGCATGGCACAGGCTGTTGTGGTGACGCCACCCGATCTGCCCCCATGCTGGGACAGCCTGGCCGGCGTATATGAGGGCAACCTGGAAGGCACTGCCTCTGCAGGAGGCGAAAGCGACGGCATGTCCGCGTCCGGCCAGGACCTGGGGGTGGAGGGAACCTGGCGTTTTGATGTGGGAGCAGACGGAAACCTTGATGTTACACTGGGCGGCGGGTTGAGTGCCAATATCCCCGTGATCAGGGGAACCGGCACCGTGGATGTGAATGGCAACGCCACGATGTATTTTTTTGTTCCCCTGATTGAGACCGTTCTGGGAGATGCCGCGCCGGACCTGGGCTTTACAGGTGAAGGCACCTTTGACTGCGATACTAACAGTTTTTCATTTTCATTTTCCATTTCACCCGCGGATCTGCTTCCTGTTCCGGACATTCCCGCGATTGAGCTTTCGTTTTCCATGAGCGGCACCCTGAATGACAGCGGTGTTGCTTCCGGCACCTGGAATTTTGATTTTCCCACCCTGACGGTGGACCCCGCCACCCTGCTGCCGGAACTGACCGTTTCTCCGGTGACGGTGTGGTTTGATGCCAACGGCACCTTTACCGGCGCAAGCGTCGAAGACCCGGTGATAACATCTCCGGCAATCACGGCCACTGCCGTGGGCTCCGGCACCATCTCCCCATCCGGTGTGGTGGAGGTGGCATCCGGCGCCAGCCAGGAATTTACGTTTACCCCTGAAGGCGGGTGCGACGTTTTTGCCGTTATTGTTAATGGCGTGCCGCTGTCAGCCCCTCTGGAGAGTTCTTACACGTTTGAAAATATCACTGAAAACCAGACCATTGAGGTCCGGTTCGGCTCCGACACGCTTTGGGACGGGGTGGCCGGTCTCTATGCCGGAACCCTGGACGGCAACCTGACCATGCCCGGCCGCTTCATGGTCAACGACGTGGAAATGCCGTTTGCCCCGGCCCTTCAGGGCACCTGGGAGTTTGATTTAAGGGACGCGGAGAACATCAGCATCACCATCAGCGGCGGTCCCCCGATATTTTTCCCGGGTCTTGCGACCCCGCTGTTTGACGATCTTGTGGGTACCGGAACGGTGGACACTGAAACCGGCGTGGCCGACATGATCTTTACAATTCCCACGTTCGGGGAATTTGCCGGCACCGGCCAGTTCACCTGTGACCGGACCTTTTCCTTTGAGATTCCGGATCTGGGCTACACCCTGAGCGGCACCCTGAATGAGGACGGCTCTGTAGCAGGGTTGTGGGCCTTTGATTCATCGCTCTTTTTTGTGAGTTTTAACGCCGGCGGATCATTTTCCGGCGGTGTGGTGGCTTACGCGGATGAGTTTGTCATCACCACATCGGTTCAGGGAAGTGGCGCCGTCTCCCCGTCCGGCGCCGTGGCGGTTGCAGCAGGCGGCACCCCGGAATTTACGTTCACTCCGGCCGACGGATGGAGGGTTGTGGATGTGATTGTCGATGGGGAATCTCAGGAACCGGGAGGTAGCTATACTTTTGACGCAGTTGGCCAGGATCACACCCTTGAGGTCTGGTTCGGCTCAGACACCCTGTGGGAAACGGTTCCCGGCACCTATATCGGCAGCTTTGACGGCGAGGTCTCCGACCCCCTGCTGTTGCCGGCCGAAGGCTTCTGGAGCGTGGTGGTGGGGAGAGATGACTACAGTGTCGCGGTGACCGTGCAAGGGCCCTCCATCATGGGCCCCTTTGGCACGATCACGGGTCTTGGCGTGGTGAATCCCGCCACCGGCGCGGCTGATCTTGTTTTCCAGATACCGGTGCTGGGAGAATTCCCGGGCACGGCCCGGTTTGACGGGGCCGGCGGGTTCTCCTTTGACGTGCCGGTTTTCGGGTTTTCCATGAGTGGCCAGACCGCTGAAGACAAAACCATCTCCGGCACCTGGGAGATGGACGGCACCATGGTCTTTTTCAAAATCGCCGCTTCCGGCGACCTGACCGAGAGTGCCAAGTATATCGACCCCAAGGTCATCACCATCACAGCCTTTGGCCCTGGACAGGTGTCTCCTTTTGGAACACAAAATGAGATTGAGGCGGTGATGGTGGAGGGAGGCGAGAGCCCGGAACTTTCGTTTGTTCCCGATACCAGTGGTGGATGCGGTGTTCTGGAAGTGTTTGTCGATGGTGTTTCGCAAGACGCGCCGGAAAATTATACGTTTGCCAATATTGAGGCCAACCACACGGTAACCGTTCTGTTCGGCTCAGATACCCTGTGGGACAACGTAGCCGGTGCCTATACCGGCGATATGACCGGTGCGGTTAATTACAATCTTATTAATACCGGTGATCAGTATAAGGCGATAAACGGTTCATGGACCTTTAACGTGGGGGAGGACGGGGGGCTGAGTCTCCTTGTCCAGGGCCTGCCCGTTATCGGTGACATCACCGGTACCGGCACGGTTGTTGATCTGCGTACCGGTTATGTGCCCATCGATTTTTCCGTCCCCGGGTTCGACGATCTGCTGGGCATGCTGCCGGGCGGCCTGGAGGGTATGGTGCCGGACAGCATTGCCGGATATGGCCAGTTCTACTGTGACCGCACATTCGAGTTTCACATGTCCTATTTCGGTCTGACCATGACCCTGCAAGGGGTTCTGGGTGATGATGGCTGGGCCTACGGCACATGGGAGGCCGGTTCCGAGAGCCTGTTTCTGGCCCTTGACGGCCAGGGCGACTTTTCCACGGATATCGACAATGACGGGCTGGCCGACGGGTGGGAGGTTGAAAACAGGCTGGATCCGACTTCGACCGATACGGATGGCGACGGCATGCCCGATGCCTGGGAAGTTGCCAGGGGTACCGATCCCCTGGTGGCGGACGCGGACGGCGACCTGGACGGTGACGGCCTGATCAACTGGTATGAATACCAGGGCGGCACCAACCCGGCTTCGGCAACAGCCGGTCCCGGGATTCCGGACGTGGTGAGCCCGGACAACGGCACCTCAGGGGTGGCGCTGGCGCCGGCCCTGACAGTTGACTACCGGGTCGGTTACAGCGGCGACACCCATGCCGCATCGGTATGGCAGGTGGCCCTGGATGCCGGTTTTTCAAACCTTGTTTTTGACGCCGCTTCGAATGAGGCGCTTCTTGAAATGGCGCTTCCCGAGGCCATGCTGTCGCCGGGCACCTCCTATTTCTGGCGGGCCCAGTTTGTCGATGACAATGGTACGGACTGGCTGTGGTGCGACCCCGTGTCTTTTACCACCGATGCGGCGCCGTTTACCGATGCCAACAGCAACAATATTCCGGACGACCAGGAGGTGACGGCTGCCACGGACCTGGACGATAACGGGGTGAACGACAACACCCAGAACCTGCCGCGGGTGACGGCCCTGGATGGATCTCAGCTGGGCCTGGCCCCCGGCGGCAGCGGGCAGACGGTTGCGGCCCTCAGTATCACCGACCCGGCCGACCTGCCCGATGATTCGGCCATGCCGGATGACCTTCCTCTGGGCCTTGTCAGCTTCCGCGTGACAGTCGAGAACCCGGGAGACACGGCTGTGGTTACGGTCTATTTTTCCGAACCGCTGGATAACGACGCTGTTTGGTACAAGTATGACCCGGTAAACGGGTGGCAGGATTATTCGGCAAACGCTGCTTTTGCCGGTGATATGCGCAGTGTTACCCTGACCCTGACCGATGGCGGGGCAGGGGATGCTGACGGCGTGGCCAACGGCGTGATTGTGGATCCCTCAGGCCCGGCTGTTACGGACGGGACAGCGCCTTCAGCCCCGGCTGCCGCCGGCGGGGGTGGCGGATGTTTTATTGAAACGATGGCGGTTTTTTTCCGGCCTTTTCTAGCGCCGGAAATTTGA